GGGAAGAAGGCCCATCTTCCGGTAACCCTGGCTCCCTGGGAATATAAAGTGTTTGTTAGATAAGTATATGTGTTTGGTGCTCCCGGATGGTTAAGCTGATTTAACCGCCGGGAGTTTTTTATTCATGATGATAAGGTCCGTTGTTCAAGATGTTCATTGCCCTGTAAAGCTGCTCTACGAAGATAAGTCTTATCATCTGATGTGAAAAGGTCATCTTTGATAATGAGATTTTCTCTTGCGCTGCGGAATATACCTTCTGAGAAAAACCATAAGGTCCTCCGATTACAAAGACTAATCGCTTGTTTACAGTCGACATTTTCCTTTCAATCCATCCGGCAAAATCCACGGAACGGAATTCTTTCCCGAATTCGTCAAGTAGCACTACCACATCACCTGGCTGAAAAGCTTTCAGGATAAGTTCTCCTTCCCTTTCTTTTTGCTGTTCCATTGTAAGACTTTTGGTGTTTTTAAGTTCGGGAATCACCTCCATGTCAAAAGAAATATAATGCTTAGTGCGCTCAATATAATCATTGATTGCTGTTATGTAATGCTTCTCTACTGTTCTTCCTACAACGATAAGTGCTATTTTCATGGATAAATTATTTTTTGGAGATTTTGAAGATGCAAAAATAGGTCTTTTATCTTGAATTAGGGAAATTACGTATGGTTTTAAGGAAATAATCCATAACTTTGCAAAGTATTAATGCTCATTGATATGAAAAAACAAATCCTTTTAATGTTATCGGCTATGATGTTCTGTACGGTTTTTGCCCAGGTGCAGGATATTACTTCCGGACTGGAAACAGCTTTCAGAAAAGGAAGTGCACAGGATTTACTTCCGTTTTTAGGCAATCAGGTAGTTATGATTATACGTAATAACCCTCAGAGCGTGAACAAAACTGAAGCTCAACAGAAGATGGCGGACTTCTTTTCGGCCAATAAAGTGACCGGCTTTTCGGTCAATCATCAGGGAAGCCGGAATGAGTCGGGCTTTATAATTGGAACATTGAATACGGTGAACGGCCCTTTCAGGGTGAACTGTTTTTTTAAGAAGAGCGGCAACAATCCAGCACTGATTCATCAAATAAGAATAGATAAGACAAATGAATGATTTAATTGACAGATTAATAGATCTTGCCTTCGCTGAAGATATAGGCGATGGCGACCATACAACTCTATCGTGTATTCCAGCCACTGCAATGGGGAAATCAAAACTTCTGATTAAAGAAGAAGGTGTACTTGCAGGAATTGAGATTGCAAAAGAAATATTTCACCGTTTCGATCCAGAATTGAAGGTGGAAGTTTTTATAAATGATGGAGCGGAAGTGAAATCAGGTGATGTAGCAATGATTGTAGAAGGTAAAATTCAGTCTTTGTTGCAAACAGAACGATTGATGCTGAATGTTATGCAGCGTATGAGCGGTATCGCAACTACAACCCGTAAATATGTAAAAGCATTGGAAGGTACTAAAACCAGAGTGCTGGATACCCGCAAAACAACTCCGGGATTGCGTATGCTTGAAAAAGAAGCAGTTAAAATTGGTGGAGGGGTAAATCACCGTATTGGTCTTTTTGATATGATCCTATTAAAGGATAACCATGTAGACTTTGCCGGTGGCATTGACAAGGCCATTAACCGAGCTAAACAATATTGCAAAGAGAAAGGTAAAGATCTGAAAATTGAAATTGAGGTACGCAATTTTGATGAAATACAGCAGGTTCTTGATTTAGGCGGCATTGATCGTATTATGCTTGACAATTTCAACATCAGAGATACCCGTAAAGCTGTAGAAATGATTGGCGGTAAATTCGAAATAGAATCCTCAGGCGGTATCACTTTCAAAACACTTCGTGATTATGCTGAATGTGGAGTGGATTTCATCTCTGTAGGAGCACTTACCCATTCTGTAAAAGGACTTGATATGAGTTTTAAAGCTTGCTAAAGATTTTATAGCAAATCTTTTTTGATTAATAACAGATGGAGCTGTCTTATTTTAAGGCAGCTCTTTTTATTTTGTAGGTGTGCATGATTAAAGACAGTTTTTTATTATTAGAACCTCTTATCGGAATCAACTTTATTCTATAAATACACAACTAATGAACAGAGCTGAACGATTGAAAAAATAATGGTAATATTACTAAGTCTGAAAAGTTAATTCTGAAACATCTTTTCCCTTTTGTTTGTTATTGATATATAAATATAAGTTAAAAATAGAATTTTCTTCTTTATTTCATGCAGCATTTATAATTTCACGGAGTTAAATAGATAGACAACGCAAAACAGTCTATAAAAACACAAGTAAAGTTGAAAGATGAGTTTGAACTGGTAAAAGGATGTCGGGCTGGAAATAACGAAGCCCGGAAGGGGCTTTACACCCTTTATTCCAAGAGGCTGCTTGCTGTTTGTTACCGCTATACCGGTGATATGGATGTGGCGCACGATATTTTGCACGATGGTTTTATAAAGATATTTAAATCAATCTCTAAATTTGATTATCGTGGAAATGGGTCTCTCGGATTATGGATGGGACGTATAATGGCTAATCTTTCACTTGACTATCTGCAAAGAAAGAAAAAAATGCAAGAGTTGATTGTTCAGGAAGAAGAACTGCCAGATGTGATTGATTTACCTGAAAAGGAGTTGTATGAAGGAATTTCGGATGAACAGTTGATGCTTTTTGTAACAGAACTACCGGCAGGTTATCGAACAGTATTTAATTTATATGTGTTCGAAGAAAAGACGCACAAAGAGATAGCAGCTATGCTTAGTATAAACGAGCATTCTTCCACCTCCCAGCTTTATAGAGCCAAATGTATGCTAGCAAAGAGAATTAAAGAATATATCAGCAATGAAGAAAAATGAAGATGAAATAACAGAATTGTTCCACTCGCGACTGAAGAATTATGAGATTCCGTTGCAAAAGGATATGTGGGATGACTTGGAAAGTGAACTTTCCCAATCTTCGTCTCACAGGATGTATTCAATCTGTTTGATTGCAGCTGCAGCTGTTTTTTTAATATTGGTTGCCTGCTCGGCAGCAGTTTGGATGTTTACTCCACGTCAACCAATATCTTCTGCATTGTCTGATGCATCCGCGCCTGCTGTAAAGAAGAACGTCCAAGTAATAAAAAAGGAGAAAACTTCTTTGAATATCCCGGTTACTGAAGTTAAGGAGACCTCCGTGTCTGAATCTGAAGAAATACTGGTTGCAGATACTTCTTTAAATACTGAAAAGAGTGATTTGGCGTCAATAGAGACATTGTCGGTTGTTCAACAGAAAGATACGGGTAACAGAATGGAGAATAGCATGTTGGCCGAAGTGAAGCAAAATACTGATGAAGAGATAAAACCTCACTTTGAAAGTGACTGGTCATTCGGAGTTACCGCATCCATCGGTGGAGGTAAAGAGCTTACTAAGATAGGTGATGATCAACATCAGCTTAACATTAACCATAAAACTCCTCTTACCCTGGGATTATCAGTAAGTAAAAAGCTTATTAATAATCTGACTCTTGAAAGCGGATTGAATTATACGGTTACTCATTCTGATATAACAGATAATAATGCGTCTACCGTTACCAATCAGACAATCAAGTATGTGGGAATACCTTTGAAGCTTAACTGGACCCTTATAAATAAAAGAAAATTTGATCTGTATCTGTCAGGAGGAGCATTAATGGAAGAATGTGTTTCTGCTAAAGACAGAATTAAATATTATACAGGGAGCAGACTGACAGAAACTGAAGAAAAATCGCTTGCATTGAACGGGATGCAGTTCTCTTTTACTTCTTCTATTGGTTTTCAGTACAATGCTTCCGAAAGTCTTGCTGTTTATGCAGAGCCGGGTATCGCCTATTCACTGAGTGATCACACTTCGGCTTATACACTCAGAAATAACCGACCGGTTAATTTATATGTAAGTTGTGGAGTAAAGGTAATGTATTAGCTACATTGGAAACACTAAAAGAATCGGTACAATGAAGAATGTAATAAGGATATTATTAGTAGGATTCTTTCTCTTTACGGGATGCAAAGGGGATGAGGTGAATTTTGATAATCCAGATCCGGAAACCTTTGTAAAACAGATAAAGTCCGGTAATTATAATACCAGAAGTCCGTTTGGTTTTGTGGAAGTTCCGGTGTTTGCAAAAAAAGATATTCCCGAATTAATTACTCATGTCAAAGATATGTCACATGTAGCATCTTTCCCGGTTAATGTTGGAGCTGTTTATGGACCATATGCTAATTACAGGTTAGGAGAGTGTGTGCTGTGGACAATAGAATCCGCGAGGGTAGGACGTTATGCGTCGTTCGGCTGCAAGCTTATTCATAAAAATGTGAATAAACATCTTCAATATGCATTTCTTACAGATAGAGAAGTAAAGAAAGTAGCCGATTTATATATTAAATGGTGGGAGAGAGTGATGAGTCGACCTGATTATGCTCAAACAGATCCTTTTCAAGAAAATCCTTTGGAAGGTTCAGAATATTGTTGGAATTAAATGATTAAAAGGATATATCTGTTTTTGTTGTTTTTGTTTTTTGGACTGACTGTTTCAATTGCACAGCAGCGCACTGACACATTAAAAAGAAAAAAAACTGTCCAGACCAGTGAATTATCTCCCGAAAAAGAAATCTATATTAACCCGGATGCCCTGAAATCAATCAATCTGGGAGCTCCACGTATATCTCCATCTTCAAATTCAATCGGAAGTTCCACCGAAATAAAGGATCTTACCAATAAGATTCTTGGTAAGGTAAACACCAATTTAGAAGAAGGAAGGCCAATGCTAGGCTTTTCATGCTTTGGAACCAGTCTGGTAAACATGAAGCGTAAAGGATTATCTGTCAATGCTATGGCTTTCACACCTCAGAAAACTCAGGTAGGTAGAGGTATGGTTATCAATAGTGATGCAATTAAACCCCGTTACCTTGCCCCGGATAGAATTGCGGCAATGGCTGGCCCCTCTTCAAGACCAGCTTTTTCGTTCAGTGCAGAAGATATGCTTCAGTCAATTTTTCGTAAAACGCCAAAAGATTACTGGACCCATTATGCAGATTTGTCAAAAGGTTCTTATAATATTGAAACTGAAATGCCCGAAGAGCTTGTAAAAATCAGAATGACTGATGTGGCTATGATGGATTCTTTGATTCGTTCCTCTCATAAAAAGTACAAAATTGTCTACCTCTTTTGCAAAGACAAAGACTTAGCTAAGCAGAATTTCCCCGAAGTGGCTAAGTTTGTAGATACTAGGAAAAGTGATTTCGAACTATTTCCCATTTCTGAACGCGATCAGAAGGAGGGAACTGCCTGTATTGCCAAATATCTTCATAAAGCGGCTTATTACAATCCGGTTTATGTGATGACAGGGAAAAACAGGGAAAGTATGATTCTGATGCTTGACCAGAATAACCAGGCTATTTCTTTGCTGGCTTGTGATGAAAGCATATCTAAAAAACTGGAAGAACTGAAACTTTTGCCATAGCTTTTTTCTTAATCTGTTTATTTCAGCTAAATTTGAAAATAAAAAGCTTATGAACAGAATTTGTAACCTGTTTGGAATTAAATATCCCATAATTCAGGGTGGAATGGTGTGGTGCAGTGGTTGGCGCCTTGCCTCGGCAGTGAGTAATGCAGGAGGCCTGGGACTAATTGGTGCTGGTTCCATGCATCCGGAAGTTCTTCGCGAACACATTAAAAAATGTAAGGAGGCTACCAATAAACCGTTTGGCGTAAATATTCCATTAATGTATCCGCAGATAGACGAAATCATGAAGATTGTGGTCGATGAAGGTGTGAAGATTGTCTTTACCTCGGCAGGCAATCCTAAAAACTGGACAAATTATCTGAAAGAAAACGGCATCAAGGTGGCTCATGTGGTCTCTAGTGCCAAGTTTGCCGAGAAGTGCGAAGCTGCTGGTGTCGATGCTATCGTAGCTGAAGGCTTTGAAGCTGGAGGACATAACGGAAGAGAGGAAACCACAACTTTGTGTCTCATTCCTTCTGTAAGAAAAGCTACTGTGCTTCCTCTGATTGCTGCTGGTGGAATAGGCTCGGGTGAAGCAATGCTGGCGGTTATGGCTCTCGGTGCCGAAGGGGCTCAGATGGGAACGCGTTTTGCACTTACAACTGAAAGCTCTGCACATTCTCTTTTTAAAGAATACTGCCTAAGCCTGAGCGAGGGTGATACTAAGCTTTTGCTCAAGAAACTCTCTCCAACCCGTTTGGCTAAAAGTAAATTTTTCTCAGAGGTGGAAGAGGCTGAGGCTCGTGGTGCATCTGTAGAAGAAATGCGCGAACTTCTGGGTAGAGGAAGGGCAAAGAAAGGCATCTTTGAAGGTAATCTGGAAGATGGTGAACTGGAAATAGGTCAGATTTCATCACTGATTCATGAGATTCAGCCGGTAAGCGAAGTGATAAAAGAGATTATCTGTGAGTTTAACTGTTCTCATCAGAAAATATCAGAGCTTTCTTCATTCTGAGTGGCTCAGGTTCAATCTACCTCTCCATATAATTGTTTTTTTAAAGTCACGCAAGTCGCGCAAGTCACTCAAAAGTTTGTATCTGACTGCAAATCAATATTGTGCAGGTGCGTGACTTTGTGTGTGACATCGATAATATTTACACAAAGTCACACGCTTTACACAGGGGTGCTTTTCTCTGAAAGCTAGAGAAACATACTTTTCGGTAAAGAAATAGCTGAACTAAATGTTTTTCTGAAGAAGAGTTTATTTTCTCTTTACGTGAATTTCTCTCTACACCCGGGTGTACAGTATGCGTACACCCGGATGGAGAATATAGTTACACCCGGATGTACAAGTGTTGTACACCCGGGTGGAGAAAAGGATTTACCATTATGATATACAATAATATCGGCCGGAGAATAAAGACTCTCCGCGGTTTGTGATTATAGTTCTACCGGTTCATAATTTAATCCGAAAGTATCTGCTACAGCTGGATAAGTTACTTTTCCCTTAACTATATTCAGGCCCAATTTCAGGCTTGTATCTTCACGGCATGCTTTTTCCCAACCTTTTTCAGCCAGCATTAACACATAAGGGAATGTGGCGTTGGTTAATGCAAGGGTAGAGGTAAATGGCACAGCCCCGGGAATATTAGCAACACAATAGTGCATTATTCCGTCTACTAGATATTGAGGATCGGCATGAGTTGTTGGGTGCGATGTTTCAAAGCATCCACCTTGATCAATTGCTACGTCCACCAGAAGGCTTCCTTTCCGAAGATGTTTCAACATATCTCTTGTTATCAGATGCGGAGCTTTTGCACCAGGTATTAATACTGCGCCAATAACCAGGTCTATAGTGGGTAATTCTTCTTCAATGTTATGTTGAGAAGAGAAAAGAGTTTTCACATTTGGAGGCATCACTTCGCTAAGATACCTCAATCGGGGGAGAGAAATGTCTGTAATAACTACGTCCGCGCCCATTCCAGCAGCCATTAACGCTGCATTTGTTCCAACAATTCCACCTCCAAGCACAAGCACTTTGGCAGGTTTTACTCCGGGAACACCGCTGATCAACAGTCCTTTTCCTCCCTGAGGCTGCTCAAGAAAACGTGCTCCAACCTGCACGGACATTCTTCCTGCAACTTCCGACATAGGTATTAAAAGCGGCAATGATCTGTCTTCTTTCTCAACTGTTTCATAGGCAATGCAGATAGCTCCGCTTTCTATCATAGCATATGTTAGTTCTCTTTCAGAAGCAAAATGAAAATAGGTGAAAATAACCTGATTGGGTTTGATTAATTTATACTCCGATTCAATGGGCTCTTTAACTTTTACAATCATTTCGGCAATATCGTAAACCTTTTCAATGCTGGAAAGAATATTTGCACCTGCAGCAACGTATGCTTCATCATCAAAACCACTGTTCACCCCTGCATTATGCTGCACGTAAACGGTATGACCTCTTTTGACTAATTCTTTAGCTCCACCCGGAGTAAGTGAGACCCTGTTCTCGTTGTTTTTGATCTCTTTTGGTATTCCAATAATCATAGTGTTAGATTTTTAAGTTAAACTTGGCGAAAGATACACTATTTTTTGATAAAGTGTTATTCTCAATCCTATTTTTTATTTTGTCTATTTGATGTAATTATTAAGATTAAGTAGCAAAAAGATTTAAATATATATATTATAATTTCATAATGATTAGTATATTTGCAAAAATAATATCAAAATGATGGCCTATAGCTTAAATTTATTGCTTCGTGCTATTTGATATAGGTATAATGAGTAAAAAAGTTTAGAGGATGAAGAAAAAATGGATTGTAATGATGGCGGTAATTGTCATCATAAGTGTGATTGGAGTATTTACTCCGGAGAAAGCGGGGTTATGGGAACCTGATGCTAAAGTTAACTATACAGATGTAACCTGGATGATTACCGCTACTATTTTTGTTTTAATGATGACTCCCGGTTTATCCTTCTTTTATGGAGGTATGGTACGGCAGAAGAACGTAATTTCTACAATTCTTCAAAGTTTTATAGCAATGGGAGTGATCAGTGTAATTTGGGTGGTTTGTGGCTTTAGTCTTGCTTATGGTAATGATATAGCCGGTTTTGTAGGTAACCCCATGACATTTTTTATGTTTAATGGTGTCGGAGCCAAAACTGACCAAGTACTTTCTCCTACAATACCATTGGCGTTGTTTGCTTTGTTTCAAATGAAATTTGCCATAATTACCCCATCACTTATTACCGGTTCATTTGCTGAACGGGTTCGTTTTTCTGCTTATCTGGTTTTTATGGCTCTGTTTTGTATTTTTGTTTATTGTCCACTTGCCCATTGGACCTGGCATCCTCATGGTTTTCTGCGTCAGTTGGGAGTCGTTGATTTTGCCGGAGGTATAGTTGTGCACGCCTCTTCCGGAGTCGCTGCTTTGACTGGTGCTTTGTTCTTAGGAAAACGTAATGACCAAGGCGGAGATAGAACACCGGCAAACATTGCTTTAGTTATTTTAGGAGCATCCATGCTTTGGCTGGGATGGTTTGGTTTTAATGCAGGGTCCTCGCTTGCAGCCAACAGCATTGCTGTTAAAGCATTTTTAAATACAAATACTGCTTCGGCAACGGCTATGTTGGTATGGGTGTTTTTTGATTGTTTACGTGGTCGTAAATCTTCGGCTATGGGAGCTGCCATTGGAGCGGTTGTGGGAATGGTGGCTATTACACCTTCGGCCGGATATGTTACTGTGGGACAAAGCATTTTTATTGCTTTTGTTACAACTATTGTCTGCAATGTGGCTGTGCACTGGAAAAATTACAGTTCTGTAGATGATGCTTTAGATGTTTTTCCTACACATGGAGTTGGAGGTATTATAGGCACAATTCTTACTGGAATCTTTGTTAATGGCCTTTTAGCAGGGAATATCCATGTTTTTCTGATTCATGTATTAGCCGTCATAATTGTGGGGGGATATACTTTTGTTGTAACATATGCTCTTTACTGGTTAACAGATAAAATGGTACCAATGCGGGTTTCGGCTAAAAGTGAGCATCTCGGTCTGGATCTTAGTCAACATAATGAGAGTTATGGAGCTCATTGGGGAGAACGAGAACTTGCAGAATATTTTGAGATTGAGGAAGCTAACCAACAACTGCTAATGCAGCCTTCCACAGAATAAAAAATACTATTGGGAATTTCTATATGAACAGATATTCTTGTTACCCTTTTATATAGAGTATTGACAGTTTTTGAAAATTAAAAAAAAAGGACTGCATTGTCAAATAGATGCAGTCCCTTTATAGTACATATAAATCAATAATTTAATTTTTTTTAGTGACATAACTCCCTTAGTGCCGTTTTAATTTCCGGAAATTGGAACATGAACCCGTAGTTGAGTAGCTTATAAGGAAAAACCTTTTGTCCTTTAGTGAAAATGGATGCCCTTTCTCCATACATCAGTTTGAAGAGTAATGATGGAATGCTTAAAAAAACCGGACGGTGACTCTCTTTAGCCATGCTATAAGTAAATATCAGATTGTCGCACATTTGGGGAGCTGTGCAATTTATTACACCTTTGATTTTCTTTGTATTAATAATAGTCCAGAATATCTCAAGTAAATCTTTTAAATGAATCCATGAAAACCCCTGATTGCCTGATGCAATTCTTACTCCTGCAAACAGGCGGAAGGGTAGTGCCATTTTGGGAAAAGCACCGCCATCTTTACTTAATACAACCCCTAAACGTGGAATTACAAGGCGAACGTCATCATGTATTTTCCTGGCCTCTGCTTCCCATTCCTGACAAACTTTTGAAAGAAATCCTTCATCGTATGCTCCTTCTCTTTCACTCCATATTTCTTTCTTGTCAGTATAGATACCTACTGCTGAAACAGAAATAAACACCTCAGGCTTATTTCCTAGTTCATTAATGGCCTGAACCAGAGTACGGGTTGTCTTAACCCGGCTATCTCTG
The Bacteroides sedimenti genome window above contains:
- the ald gene encoding alanine dehydrogenase; the encoded protein is MIIGIPKEIKNNENRVSLTPGGAKELVKRGHTVYVQHNAGVNSGFDDEAYVAAGANILSSIEKVYDIAEMIVKVKEPIESEYKLIKPNQVIFTYFHFASERELTYAMIESGAICIAYETVEKEDRSLPLLIPMSEVAGRMSVQVGARFLEQPQGGKGLLISGVPGVKPAKVLVLGGGIVGTNAALMAAGMGADVVITDISLPRLRYLSEVMPPNVKTLFSSQHNIEEELPTIDLVIGAVLIPGAKAPHLITRDMLKHLRKGSLLVDVAIDQGGCFETSHPTTHADPQYLVDGIMHYCVANIPGAVPFTSTLALTNATFPYVLMLAEKGWEKACREDTSLKLGLNIVKGKVTYPAVADTFGLNYEPVEL
- a CDS encoding NAD(P)H-dependent flavin oxidoreductase, which gives rise to MNRICNLFGIKYPIIQGGMVWCSGWRLASAVSNAGGLGLIGAGSMHPEVLREHIKKCKEATNKPFGVNIPLMYPQIDEIMKIVVDEGVKIVFTSAGNPKNWTNYLKENGIKVAHVVSSAKFAEKCEAAGVDAIVAEGFEAGGHNGREETTTLCLIPSVRKATVLPLIAAGGIGSGEAMLAVMALGAEGAQMGTRFALTTESSAHSLFKEYCLSLSEGDTKLLLKKLSPTRLAKSKFFSEVEEAEARGASVEEMRELLGRGRAKKGIFEGNLEDGELEIGQISSLIHEIQPVSEVIKEIICEFNCSHQKISELSSF
- a CDS encoding DUF4783 domain-containing protein, with the translated sequence MKKQILLMLSAMMFCTVFAQVQDITSGLETAFRKGSAQDLLPFLGNQVVMIIRNNPQSVNKTEAQQKMADFFSANKVTGFSVNHQGSRNESGFIIGTLNTVNGPFRVNCFFKKSGNNPALIHQIRIDKTNE
- a CDS encoding DUF4943 family protein; translation: MKNVIRILLVGFFLFTGCKGDEVNFDNPDPETFVKQIKSGNYNTRSPFGFVEVPVFAKKDIPELITHVKDMSHVASFPVNVGAVYGPYANYRLGECVLWTIESARVGRYASFGCKLIHKNVNKHLQYAFLTDREVKKVADLYIKWWERVMSRPDYAQTDPFQENPLEGSEYCWN
- a CDS encoding outer membrane beta-barrel protein, which translates into the protein MKKNEDEITELFHSRLKNYEIPLQKDMWDDLESELSQSSSHRMYSICLIAAAAVFLILVACSAAVWMFTPRQPISSALSDASAPAVKKNVQVIKKEKTSLNIPVTEVKETSVSESEEILVADTSLNTEKSDLASIETLSVVQQKDTGNRMENSMLAEVKQNTDEEIKPHFESDWSFGVTASIGGGKELTKIGDDQHQLNINHKTPLTLGLSVSKKLINNLTLESGLNYTVTHSDITDNNASTVTNQTIKYVGIPLKLNWTLINKRKFDLYLSGGALMEECVSAKDRIKYYTGSRLTETEEKSLALNGMQFSFTSSIGFQYNASESLAVYAEPGIAYSLSDHTSAYTLRNNRPVNLYVSCGVKVMY
- a CDS encoding ammonium transporter; the protein is MKKKWIVMMAVIVIISVIGVFTPEKAGLWEPDAKVNYTDVTWMITATIFVLMMTPGLSFFYGGMVRQKNVISTILQSFIAMGVISVIWVVCGFSLAYGNDIAGFVGNPMTFFMFNGVGAKTDQVLSPTIPLALFALFQMKFAIITPSLITGSFAERVRFSAYLVFMALFCIFVYCPLAHWTWHPHGFLRQLGVVDFAGGIVVHASSGVAALTGALFLGKRNDQGGDRTPANIALVILGASMLWLGWFGFNAGSSLAANSIAVKAFLNTNTASATAMLVWVFFDCLRGRKSSAMGAAIGAVVGMVAITPSAGYVTVGQSIFIAFVTTIVCNVAVHWKNYSSVDDALDVFPTHGVGGIIGTILTGIFVNGLLAGNIHVFLIHVLAVIIVGGYTFVVTYALYWLTDKMVPMRVSAKSEHLGLDLSQHNESYGAHWGERELAEYFEIEEANQQLLMQPSTE
- a CDS encoding TIGR01777 family oxidoreductase → MKVAITGSTGFIGRHLTAFLISKGADVQAIRREDLLPERKLDLIALLNGCDAIINLAGASINCRWSKTNKLKIRDSRVKTTRTLVQAINELGNKPEVFISVSAVGIYTDKKEIWSEREGAYDEGFLSKVCQEWEAEARKIHDDVRLVIPRLGVVLSKDGGAFPKMALPFRLFAGVRIASGNQGFSWIHLKDLLEIFWTIINTKKIKGVINCTAPQMCDNLIFTYSMAKESHRPVFLSIPSLLFKLMYGERASIFTKGQKVFPYKLLNYGFMFQFPEIKTALRELCH
- a CDS encoding RNA polymerase sigma factor, coding for MKDEFELVKGCRAGNNEARKGLYTLYSKRLLAVCYRYTGDMDVAHDILHDGFIKIFKSISKFDYRGNGSLGLWMGRIMANLSLDYLQRKKKMQELIVQEEELPDVIDLPEKELYEGISDEQLMLFVTELPAGYRTVFNLYVFEEKTHKEIAAMLSINEHSSTSQLYRAKCMLAKRIKEYISNEEK
- the nadC gene encoding carboxylating nicotinate-nucleotide diphosphorylase: MNDLIDRLIDLAFAEDIGDGDHTTLSCIPATAMGKSKLLIKEEGVLAGIEIAKEIFHRFDPELKVEVFINDGAEVKSGDVAMIVEGKIQSLLQTERLMLNVMQRMSGIATTTRKYVKALEGTKTRVLDTRKTTPGLRMLEKEAVKIGGGVNHRIGLFDMILLKDNHVDFAGGIDKAINRAKQYCKEKGKDLKIEIEVRNFDEIQQVLDLGGIDRIMLDNFNIRDTRKAVEMIGGKFEIESSGGITFKTLRDYAECGVDFISVGALTHSVKGLDMSFKAC
- the rlmH gene encoding 23S rRNA (pseudouridine(1915)-N(3))-methyltransferase RlmH encodes the protein MKIALIVVGRTVEKHYITAINDYIERTKHYISFDMEVIPELKNTKSLTMEQQKEREGELILKAFQPGDVVVLLDEFGKEFRSVDFAGWIERKMSTVNKRLVFVIGGPYGFSQKVYSAAQEKISLSKMTFSHQMIRLIFVEQLYRAMNILNNGPYHHE